Genomic segment of uncultured Desulfobacter sp.:
GCCTAATTTTTCCGAAGGAAAAGATAAAAAGATTATTGATGCCATTGCCGATGCCATCGCTAAAACCCCCGGATGCAGCCTGCTGGATGTGGAATCTGGAAATTCCACCAACCGGACGGTGTATACCTTTGTGGCAGATCCGGATCATGTGGTAGAGGGAGCAATGGCTGCAGCACGGGTGGCCCGGGAAAAAATAGACATGCGCCGGCATCATGGGGAGCACCATCGCATGGGAGCCATGGATGTGTGTCCCTTTATCCCTGTGGCCGGTGTGACCATGGATGAATGTGTAGAAATTTCAAAGCTATTTGGTAAGCGGTTGGCCGATGAACTTGGCGTTCCGGTTTATTTGTACGAGAATTCCGCCAGACTGGATTACCGCAAAAAGCTGCCCCAGATCCGGGAAGGACAGTATGAAAAGCTTGCCCAGCGTATTGTCCAGGACAAATGGGCGCCTGATTTCGGTCCGGCCAGGTTTGTGCCCGAGTGGGGGGCCACGGTAACCGGCGCCCGGTTTTTTCTCATCGCGTATAATGTTAATCTGCTGGGCACGCCCAATCAGGCCCACCGCATTGCGCTGAATCTGCGTGAAGCAGGCCGGGGGCCCAAGGACCCCGGCCGCTTCAAGGATGTCAAGGGGATGGGTTGGTATGTTGATGACTATAACCTGGCCCAGGTGACGGTGAACCTGAACAACTATATGGTCACGCCGCCCCATATTTTGTTTGAAGCGGTTAAAGAGGAGGCTGCCAAGCTTAAAATTGCGGTGGCAGGCTCCCAGATAGTGGGTGTGGTTCCCCTGGAGCCAATTTTACAGGCTGCCGAGTATTACATTGAAAAAGAAGGGCTTTTTATTCTGGACGAAGACCAAAAGGTTCGGCTGGCCGTTGAACGTATGGGATTGAATTCTGTTGCTCCCTTTGATCCCAAAGCCAAGATTATCGAGTATATCATTGCCAAGCCACCCCATGAACCCCTGGCCGGTATGAGTGTCCGCGCCTTTATCCAAGAGGTTTCCGGCAGAAGTATTGCACCTGGCTGCGGTTCGGTCGCCGCAGCCGTTGCCGCCCTGGGCGCAGGGCTTGGCGCCATGGTGGCCAAGTTGACCCTGGGGGTTCGACGGTTTGAGGCGCTTGACGCTGACATGAGATCGTTGATTCCGCCGCTGCATGAAGCGGCTATGGCCCTGATTCCCATGATTGATGCCGATACCGATGCCTTTGCCGATTATGTGGCTGCCCTGAAACTGCCGGAAGCCACGGAGGCGGAAAATCGTTTTAGAACAGCGCAGCTCCAGCTGGGACTGAAAAAGGCCATTGATGTCCCTTTATCCGTCATGACCCTGGGAGATAAAGCATGGGATGCCATGATGGGGGTGGCACAATACGGCAATATCGCTTCCCGGTCAGACCTGGAGATGGGGGCAAGGGCGCTTGAGGTGGGTATCTGGGGTGCGTACAGAACCCTGGTGAACAATATGGATGATATCCATGATCTCGAATACCGAAAAAAAATTATGGACAAGGCGGATGCCATGAGAAAAAGGGCTGCGGAATGCTGTGAAATATTTCTGGATATTCTTGGAAAAAGATCTGCCTGATGCGATTCGGAATAAACTTTTTAAAAATTTGTTGGGTGCAAGGCCCGGGCTATTGGGGCCGGGTGGGGATCAGCAGATCTTCATTGATTCTGAAAAAACCTTTAAAATGCTCAAGCCAGTATGCATGGTAAACGATGTTGTCACTGTTAAAAATCGTGACTTCACCCCGTTTTTTTGACGCATAGATAAAGTGCATCCTGCCGCTGGGCTCCACCTGGTACACCATGGCGGCAAGATCGTTTTCCAAGACGATCAGGTCTCCGTTTTCAACATCGTCTGCGTTGATGGGGTGGGCGTTGCTCAGTAATAGGTCTATGTGCATAAACGTCTTGTATACCAACCCTGCTTTGGCTGCAGCACCAGCGTAAATGGAGTAGAACAGCCATGAATTATCTGTGGTGCCTGTCTGGTTAGGTCGTCCCCCATATTCAGTGGGCATGCCGATGAATTGTTCGGCAATTGAGGGGATAAACTGGCAAAACCGTACGGCAGGTGGTGAATTCACGGGCTCTTGGGGATTCTGGGGCTCAATGATGAGGGAGTGGCTGGCCAGGATCGGAACAGCCCAGATCAGAACCAGTATTAGATGTATGGTCGATCTTTTCATTTCTTTACCCAAAAGGGGAACAAGGTGTTCATAGGGAGTCAAAAAAGCGTTAATTGATTCGAGCCGGTACAAAACGATTCCTGTTCCCTTTGTTATTCATGAAAAAGTTTAACCACGGAAATCACAGAATACACTGAACATGAAATTCTGTGGTTAAAATGTTTTTCATCGTTCGTTGTGCGGGCCAAATCATGACCGTTTTTATGAATTGTCTAATAGCTTACTACCGCAGTAACAGCTTTGAGGTCTTGAAGCAGCAATCTTCATGATTTCTGCAACGATGGGGATGTCTCCAGGTTCTGAATTTTTCCCGGCATTTTAAAATGCCTGCCGGAACGCTTGTCTACACTACCTGGTTTTCAAACTGTTCGTCAAGAAAGAAAGTTAGGTTCCGGTCAACACCTTGGGATTATTCGTATGGCGCCTGATACCATTGTATTGGGGCAGGGGATGGAAACGTGATAATTCAACCCGGGCATGAGATTTTTTTAACAAACACTTGTGTGATACAAAAAGCAAAGTTATCATTATATATATCGTTTGAACGAAAAGTCACCCACCTGCAGCTTTGCTTGCGCCTTGCATCTGGGCAACTTTTTGTCCAAACACGGGTTTTCGTTCAGGCACTATATAATGGTGCTGTTTATGAAATTTTACCCCGCCATGAGAGCCGTTTAAGAATAAATTTATTTATGCCGCCTTCGGATGATCAGTCAAATAGTCAAGCCCCCTGGCTTTCTTCCCTGGGTATTGTTGCCCTTTCAATGCCGGATTTGAAAGTATTCGGCCTTAATCGCCCCATGTCGGCGATGATTGGAAAAACTGCGGATCATTTTAAAGGCAAAAATTTTGTATATGCCTTGGCTGAAACGGGCTGCAGGCTTTCCAATTCCGATCAGACGTCCCTTTCCCAGGATCAATTTCACCAATATATTTTATCTTCGGTACAATCTTCTTTTCAGGCAATTGATTTAATTTTTCAACTGCCCGGAAAAGCGCCCCGCAAGATATTGGTCGTGCCCCACCGTCTTTTTGAAAGACAAAGAGATTCTGCCATGATGATTTGCCTGTTTTACGATTTAGGCGTAGTTGGGGCTGAAATACCGGTGGATTTACAAGGCGTTCATGAACTGCAAAAGGCATTTAGAAAAAAAACCGACGATCTTAAAACAATAAATGCCCAGCTTGAGGCCATGTACAATGCCTCATCGGAAAGTATCTGGGTGCTAAGCGGCGACGGTTCGGTTGTCAGTATTAACAGAGCGGGGGAGGCGCTTTTGGGTGTCCGGGCTGAGGAAGTGGTGGGCAAAAGTGTGGATGAACTGGTGGCGGCCGGATTCATTGATCAATCCGTGACCCGCCAGGTGCTGGAGACCGGCCGGCAGGTCAGCCTGCTCCAGTCAAACCGCAAAACGGGCAAACAATTGCTGGTTACCGGAACGCCCGTATTTGGTGAGAACGGCAATATTTCCATGGTGATCGTTAATGAGCAGGATATGACCCAGTTGACAAAGCTGCAGGAGCAGCTGCAGCGGGTTAAAGAAGAAAAAAACAGGGTCAATGCCGAACTCAACCAGCTCTCCCTTCAAGGGCTTAAGGAAAATGAAATCATTGCCCATTCAAAGGAAATGCAGGGGCTTTTGGTGGCTTGCCGAAAACTTGCGGACATGAATGTATCCAGTATTTTGATCCTGGGTGAATCGGGTACCGGCAAGGGACTTTTGTCAAAATATATTCATAACTGCAACAATTTGCTGAAAGGTCCTCTGGTTAAGATCAACTGTGCGGCGGTTCCTGAAACCCTTCTCGAAGCAGAGCTTTTCGGGTATGAACCCGGCGCGTTTACCGGGGCAAAAAATCAGGGGAAGATCGGCCTTTTCGAGGTTGCTAAAAACGGAACGCTTTTTTTGGACGAAATCGGAGAACTCTCGCTGCCTTTGCAGGCCAAGCTTTTAACCTGCCTGGAAGAAAAAGAGATTATGCACATTGGCGGGTTAAAACCCATTAAGATCAATTGCAATATTATTGCGGCAACCAACGAAGATCTTGACATGAAAGTGGCGGCAAAGCAGTTTCGTCGGGATCTCTATTTCAGACTCAATGCGTTTCCGCTGACCATTCCTCCTTTAAGGCATCGGCCCGAAGATATTATGGAGCTGACCCTTTATTTCTTAGATAAATATAACGGCGCATATAAACGTTCCTGCACGATTTCCAGCATGGAACTTAACCGTATCCAGGCCTATGAATTTCCAGGCAATGTCCGGGAATTGAAAAACTGCATCCGGCGTGCGGTGGTGATGGCTGAAAAAAACAGCCTTGAAGGGGTTGTGGGCAGTCCGATTACCAAGGAACCTTCCCGAATCGGTAGTGTAAAAGAGGGGATGGGTGAATCCCAAAAAGGATTTAACCAGCAGGTGGCTGATTTTGAAAAACAATTGCTGGTCAGCGCTCTGAAGACCTGGGGCACCACCCGGGCCATGGCAGCGGGGCTGGATATGACCCAGTCCCAGGTTGTCCGAAAACTTAAGAAATATGGGTTAAGCCGTTGGCTTGCCCAAAATCTGTGATTATTGCTTGTAGTTCGATTTGATTTCGACTCTATTTCATTGTGATCTGCTTTTATTATGGTATGTTACCTATATTCATCTCTGATTTAAAATCGACTCTTAATAAAATCAATATAAATTCAGATGGTTGGCATTTTGATTTGAGTTAAAATCGATTCGATTTTTTCTGTGTTCATCCTGGTATTAACAATAAAGCCGTAAGCGTCTGAATTTAAATGTTTTTTGTGAAACCGATTTGGTCGGCACGAATCCTGCTATACCCTTAAAAAGATTTAAGCATAACCCCCTAAAAAACGGAAAGGATAAAAAAATGACTGATGTGAAAGATATTCAAACCCTGAGAGACCAGGTGATCCCTAACGGCCATGCCTCCGGTACAACCTGCTATGTAGAATCCGCAAAAGGCGCTATCATTAAAGATGTTCAAGGCAAAGAATATATTGATTTTGCCGGCGGCATTGCTGTAATGAACGTCGGCCACAGCCATCCCAAGGTGGTGGCAGCCATTAAAGAACAGGCCGAAAAATTTACCCATACATGCTTTATGGTCAATCCCTATGATGTTGCCGTGCGCCTGGCCGACCGTCTCTGCAAGATTGCTCCGGGTTCCTTTGATAAAAAAGCCCTGTTTGTAAACTCCGGAGCCGAAGCTGTTGAAAACGCAGT
This window contains:
- the ftcD gene encoding glutamate formimidoyltransferase, with the protein product MDKIVECVPNFSEGKDKKIIDAIADAIAKTPGCSLLDVESGNSTNRTVYTFVADPDHVVEGAMAAARVAREKIDMRRHHGEHHRMGAMDVCPFIPVAGVTMDECVEISKLFGKRLADELGVPVYLYENSARLDYRKKLPQIREGQYEKLAQRIVQDKWAPDFGPARFVPEWGATVTGARFFLIAYNVNLLGTPNQAHRIALNLREAGRGPKDPGRFKDVKGMGWYVDDYNLAQVTVNLNNYMVTPPHILFEAVKEEAAKLKIAVAGSQIVGVVPLEPILQAAEYYIEKEGLFILDEDQKVRLAVERMGLNSVAPFDPKAKIIEYIIAKPPHEPLAGMSVRAFIQEVSGRSIAPGCGSVAAAVAALGAGLGAMVAKLTLGVRRFEALDADMRSLIPPLHEAAMALIPMIDADTDAFADYVAALKLPEATEAENRFRTAQLQLGLKKAIDVPLSVMTLGDKAWDAMMGVAQYGNIASRSDLEMGARALEVGIWGAYRTLVNNMDDIHDLEYRKKIMDKADAMRKRAAECCEIFLDILGKRSA
- a CDS encoding peptidoglycan endopeptidase — translated: MKRSTIHLILVLIWAVPILASHSLIIEPQNPQEPVNSPPAVRFCQFIPSIAEQFIGMPTEYGGRPNQTGTTDNSWLFYSIYAGAAAKAGLVYKTFMHIDLLLSNAHPINADDVENGDLIVLENDLAAMVYQVEPSGRMHFIYASKKRGEVTIFNSDNIVYHAYWLEHFKGFFRINEDLLIPTRPQ
- a CDS encoding sigma 54-interacting transcriptional regulator; the encoded protein is MPPSDDQSNSQAPWLSSLGIVALSMPDLKVFGLNRPMSAMIGKTADHFKGKNFVYALAETGCRLSNSDQTSLSQDQFHQYILSSVQSSFQAIDLIFQLPGKAPRKILVVPHRLFERQRDSAMMICLFYDLGVVGAEIPVDLQGVHELQKAFRKKTDDLKTINAQLEAMYNASSESIWVLSGDGSVVSINRAGEALLGVRAEEVVGKSVDELVAAGFIDQSVTRQVLETGRQVSLLQSNRKTGKQLLVTGTPVFGENGNISMVIVNEQDMTQLTKLQEQLQRVKEEKNRVNAELNQLSLQGLKENEIIAHSKEMQGLLVACRKLADMNVSSILILGESGTGKGLLSKYIHNCNNLLKGPLVKINCAAVPETLLEAELFGYEPGAFTGAKNQGKIGLFEVAKNGTLFLDEIGELSLPLQAKLLTCLEEKEIMHIGGLKPIKINCNIIAATNEDLDMKVAAKQFRRDLYFRLNAFPLTIPPLRHRPEDIMELTLYFLDKYNGAYKRSCTISSMELNRIQAYEFPGNVRELKNCIRRAVVMAEKNSLEGVVGSPITKEPSRIGSVKEGMGESQKGFNQQVADFEKQLLVSALKTWGTTRAMAAGLDMTQSQVVRKLKKYGLSRWLAQNL